The following coding sequences are from one Capsicum annuum cultivar UCD-10X-F1 chromosome 3, UCD10Xv1.1, whole genome shotgun sequence window:
- the LOC124896857 gene encoding uncharacterized protein LOC124896857, which yields MSLLPDFRFHPMCKDQRLTHLVFADDLMIFYKGNVASVNGVVEALKHFNAVTGLEANLEKSSIFLAGVKDNIRDQILAMTGFSIGKLPIRYLGLPLSHRKWRKMDCHALVGKITERINVTNSKKLSYAGRLQVVNVVLFSIHSFWGAAFILPQQESLWVRWVHEIYIKEDSSIWEHKAPVDSSWYWRKFNDVKQLMKDWYVQDKYRLIQDGSYSISRRYMELIGRKPKLRIAEYIWTSIALPKHRFVVWLAVQGRLLTQKRKLKLNIQVDNANCCLCVTQELESRVHLFEECAWVKNVWAELSN from the exons ATGAGCCTTTTGCCTGATTTTAGATTTCATCCAATGTGCAAGGACCAAAGGCTAACTCATCTAGTTTTTGCCGATGATTTAATGATTTTCTATAAAGGAAATGTAGCCTCGGTTAATGGAGTTGTGGAAGCTTTGAAGCATTTTAACGCTGTTACAGGTCTTGAAGCTAATTTGGAGAAATCTAGTATCTTCTTAGCTGGGGTTAAAGACAATATAAGAGATCAAATCCTTGCTATGACTGGTTTTTCAATAGGAAAACTTCCTATAAGGTATCTTGGTTTACCTTTATCTCACAGGAAATGGAGGAAGATGGATTGTCATGCCCTAGTAGGCAAGATCACTGAAAGAATCAATGTGACCAACTCCAAGAAACTCTCTTATGCTGGTAGATTGCAGGTGGTAAATGTTGTGTTATTCTCTATTCATAGTTTTTGGGGGGCTGCTTTCATTCTTCCTCAACAG GAATCTCTTTGGGTTAGATGGGTTCATGAGATTTACATCAAAGAAGACTCAAGTATATGGGAGCACAAGGCACCTGTTGATAGCAGTTGGTATTGGAGAAAGTTTAATGATGTTAAACAATTGATGAAAGATTGGTATGTACAGGATAAATATAGATTGATACAAGATGGTAGTTACTCAATTTCAAGGAGATATATGGAGCTTATAGGGCGTAAACCCAAGTTGAGGATTGCAGAATACATTTGGACTTCCATTGCCTTGCCTAAGCATAGATTCGTAGTGTGGCTAGCTGTACAAGGGAGACTGCTTACACAGAAAAGAAAGCTGAAACTGAATATCCAGGTGGATAATGCAAATTGCTGCTTATGTGTTACACAGGAGCTGGAGTCAAGAGTGCATCTGTTTGAAGAGTGTGCATGGGTTAAAAATGTATGGGCTGAACTTAGTAACTGA
- the LOC107866028 gene encoding kunitz trypsin inhibitor 5 encodes MAQRKFLMGIPILLLLLLAISSTTFIFLVKAQNLSEPVLDDSGKAVEKGSNYYIIPVGGRSNEGGLDVSSIRNTTNPLVVSQNAQSSSGGSLRFTPVNPKENTVRLSTDLNVKFMSIIITDSSTIWTINNELIPQRYVVTVGGVEGNPGRDTLGNWFKIDTYEDAYKFVYCPEVCETCRPFCGDIGILVEPNNKRVLFVGSDKPLKVKFQYTTANVTVTNAPPSPSASNPVKLPTLSFINVVMCIVIGYLINMM; translated from the coding sequence ATGGCACAGAGAAAATTCTTGATGGGAATacctattcttcttcttcttcttctcgcAATATCGTCAACAACATTTATTTTCCTCGTAAAAGCTCAAAATCTTTCTGAACCAGTTTTGGACGATTCTGGTAAAGCTGTCGAAAAAGGATCGAACTATTACATTATACCAGTGGGTGGTAGGAGCAACGAAGGTGGACTTGATGTGTCATCCATTAGGAACACAACCAATCCTCTTGTTGTTAGCCAAAATGCTCAATCTTCTAGTGGTGGTAGCCTTCGATTTACACCAGTGAACCCAAAAGAAAACACCGTAAGATTATCGACGGATCTGAACGTAAAATTTATGTCTATTATAATTACTGATTCGTCTACTATATGGACAATTAACAATGAGTTAATTCCACAACGTTATGTGGTGACGGTTGGTGGAGTTGAAGGCAATCCTGGACGTGACACTTTGGGCAACTGGTTCAAGATTGACACGTACGAGGATGCATACAAGTTTGTGTATTGTCCTGAAGTTTGTGAGACATGTAGACCATTTTGTGGAGACATTGGAATACTTGTTGAACCTAACAACAAAAGGGTTTTGTTTGTTGGTTCTGATAAACCAttgaaagttaagtttcaatatACCACGGCGAATGTTACCGTAACTAATGCTCCTCCAAGTCCAAGTGCCAGCAATCCAGTCAAACTGCCAACATTGTCCTTTATTAATGTTGTAATGTGCATTGTTATTGGTTACCTGATAAATATGATGTAA